The genomic window AAGGCCGTCGCGCTCGCCATTGGTGATTCAATTTCTATGGCACACGAATTTCAATGACCCGAGGCTGCTTCCATGCGCCGTCTTCGCGGTGACGAATTCGAGCCACCACAAGATCACATGTAAACGCGCTTACCCTCAGGTTCGCCACGGCGGAATATGGTCAACGGTTGACTTGTATGGGCCACGGCCGATTATGTCTGACCTCGTCCAAGGTGAGGGGGAGTGCCTCATCGAACCTATTCCCCCTGGTAGAAGTGAGTCCTGGCGATTGCCGATTGTCTGGTCCCGCATTCCGGCCACAGCATTTGAACACTGTCTAGATCACTTTGGCGTCGTGACCTGGTTTACAAATTACTCCGCTGAACTGGTATTAACCAGAACCGAACCAGAGGTTTCACCGAACGCGGCTCTGCCGCATCGGTGAACTTACCGTTAGCCTCATAACAACGCCTTAAGGATTGCTCGGAAAGGCATTGCCTCAGCACCTCTGGCACCCGCTGCGGGGTGCATCTCCTTTTCTGCGGTGGACCGCATGGGATGGCAGTGGCAGGGCCGAAGGCCCGCCATGTGATAGCCCGGGCTGAAGGCCCGGGAATACGTTCCCCGCAAATCGCCCCGCCCTGTAAGGGCGGCACCACCGTTGCGGGCGGCAATCATGGAATTGAACATCCCTCCCTTTCAGGGCGGCGGCAACAGGGTGGTTCATCGTTTCCTTGGGGCTTCACCCCAAGCTATCACATCACGGGCTTTCAGCCCGGCGCTGTCTGTGCGGGGAACGGGGCATGACCTCCGGAAAGCCGCCCAATAAACCCAACTGCACCCCGGCAAGGGGTGCCAGAGGTTACTTTAATGCCTGCCGTTAAAGTTGAAAAAGGAGCTTGTTTGGCGATTTTTGAGGTCGGAGGCCGAATTTTTAGATAACTTGCTATGGGTAAGTGTGTTGCGGATGGTTAAGTCAGTGTTATTGGGGCCAAGGCATGTGTTTTTTTCAAAAAGCACATACTTTCTGCCGCTTGTGCCCAATTCCAGCTCCTGGCTCCCAGCTCCTATCTCCTTCGCATGATTTTTCTTCAAAAGTAATTTGTTCTCAATTTTTTCCACGTTCCATCCCCATTTTACCGGCCTTTTGCCTCTGAAAATATTTTTCAAACTTTTTTGAGGGTAGGACCGTATTTGTCCTACCCCCCATGATACGCTGCTCCCCGAAATGATTGAATACACGAACATATTATACAAATAAAACGGGTGAATAACGAAAGACACAACTATGGAAAACAACGAAAAACAACAGCGTTTCATCGAACTTCGCACCAAAGGCTGGACCTATGCCCGCATTGCCGAGGAACTCGGCGTGCATCGCAACACCATCCTTAACTGGAGCCGCCAATTCCAGTTCCAAATCCAAAACGCCCGGGTCATCGAGGATGAAGCCCTGGCTAATCAATACTTTGCCACCCGCGAGGCCCGCTGGAAAACCCTGGCCGACACCCTCCAGCGCGTGGTGACCGAAACCGAAAAGCGCGATCTCAGCACCGTTCCCACCGCCCAGCTCTTTGCGGTTGCTGCCGCCATCCGGCGCGAAATCCAGCGCGAGACCGTTCTCCCCACGTTCACGATGCCGGTGGCCCATATCCCCGCCTCGGAACTTCCAAGCGACGTGCATGTCTGGCAGGTCTAAAGGCCATTGTGCGCACAATTTTAGCACAATTTTAGCACAATCCATTTTCAGCTAACCTGTTTGCCATGTCCAGGTCCCGGAGCTGGGAGGCAGGAGCCACACGAATGCGGAGGGCGGAACCCGCGATTTCGGAATGCGGAATGAATCCAAAATACCCAACATGGCAAAAATTAGCGGGCAAAATGACTGATGACTGGTTACTGATCACTGATCTTATTGCCGTGCGTTTTCCTCTGTGTTCCTCGTGCCTCTGTGGTTCATCTTCGGTTACATTTTTCCTCTGCAAAAGGAATTCCCAATTCTGGGTATGCACTTTATTCCCCTAACCCCCATCTGTTGTGGATGGGAACTTCGTGAGTGATCGGCCACCGACCA from Verrucomicrobiota bacterium includes these protein-coding regions:
- a CDS encoding helix-turn-helix domain-containing protein — its product is MENNEKQQRFIELRTKGWTYARIAEELGVHRNTILNWSRQFQFQIQNARVIEDEALANQYFATREARWKTLADTLQRVVTETEKRDLSTVPTAQLFAVAAAIRREIQRETVLPTFTMPVAHIPASELPSDVHVWQV